Below is a genomic region from Medicago truncatula cultivar Jemalong A17 chromosome 3, MtrunA17r5.0-ANR, whole genome shotgun sequence.
gggcAAGTAGTAGACAAGGTGATCTTTTGATTGATACAATTAATCTTCATTCATAGAATATCTTTTGTGTTGCAACCaattaacttttgaaaagaagtactacttaataattttcaaaaataataataactttgaAATAAAGTTTTGCAACATATATAATTGCAATTTTCCTCATTGAGATTATAGTGAATTTCAGAAGATTAGGAGGTAAAATTTTTGTACTTAAAACAGCTCAAAGTCATAATATCTTGTATGTCCTTTTCATCTTTACAAAATAAGAGCCTTAATCTCCAATGTATGTGAATGACAAAATTATGccatgaaaagaaaagaaataaaggaaGCATTGCTTTGTTAGGGGGTGTTCATTGTTTGCTTGTGAAGTATGCCAATAAGTGGTTAGCCCCCTAATGAAACTCATGCAAAAAATGTAATCTTCACacaacaatatttaaaaataatatttttcacattaacaaacaaatgtatgctaaaaatGTAAGCTACAcacaacaacatataaatataattgttcACATTAACAAACAAATGTGAATTGAATGCTtcacttttgcatttaaattaaattaaaatacacaCACCTTCAAGAACATCGGATGAGATGATTCGTATCTCTTTTAGTTTGTCAGATGAGATGATTCGTATCTCTTATAGATTAATTCTTTTTGGTGTAGCCTGAATATCATCTATTCGTAATTGCAAACACTAATTCTTCAAGTTTGGTACTACAAAGAAAATTTTCTCTCAAGATTTTTGACGCTGCCGCATTCCTAACTAGAGTTTTACTCAAATTCATAACCTCTTGTTAAGTAAGAAGAGACCCAAACTATCTCAATAATATCGGATCTCTCCTAACTTAATTTACATGTAGTctcaaatatgaattttatctAATAAAACAGCTCATCAAATATTGAACTCGAGAGATTAATCTTCCCCGTGCGCATTAGAGATGCCCCTTGTGCCAAATAAACAACCCATAGGCAGCATAGGCTTGTTTTGTTTCCTCTCTCTCTAGGCTCAATACACGTGAGATTCAAGTTTAAAATCAAATGAGAGAGAGTTATTATTATGTGAAGTGGAAGCAAAAGAGTTTCTGTTCCACAATATACATTATATAAAAGATGATGAATGATTACCTTGTGAGTGAAGTAAAATGTATCGAAAAAGACAAGAATTGAgtcaaagacaagaagaccaaCCATCCTTCTCTGTCTCTCTATCTCTTTCTTTTGGGGTCCCCCTCCAATCCGTTTTCCACTCTACCTATATATCAACCAACACAATATAatcccttctctctctctctctctccaatacatattcaaattttaagCAAACCCCACAAACCATCACTACCATCATTACATTTTCCCACCCCATGAAGCTTTCTCTATTTGTCTCTTAAAAACATCATTCACCTATATAGCTTTCTCAAAGATCTCTTTCACAAATCactcaaaacaagaaaaaacaaaccCTCAAAGTGCTTCTTCATAAGAACTActaaactctctctctctctctaatgccAATGAGGAAACCTGATTTGATCATGGGAaaagacaacaacaacattaacaagAGCAAGCTAAGGAAAGGGTTATGGTCACCTGAGGAAGATGAGAAGTTGGTAAGATATATGATAACTAAAGGACAAGGTTGTTGGAGTGACATTGCTAGGAATGCTGGTCTTCAAAGATGTGGCAAAAGTTGTCGTCTTCGTTGGATTAATTACTTGAGACCTGATCTTAAGCGCGGCGCGTTTTCGCCACAAGAGGAAGAACTCATCATTCATTTCCACTCCATTCTTGGCAACAGGTacattcttttctatttttattttcacttcaaatttcaaaatgctaattattttcatatgtgGACCCTTGGTCATGTAACTAGTCCACACCATAGTTATAAATTGCGGTCTACAAACCCTAATTGTAAACATATAATGATTTTAAAAGTCTCTGCaaccgcaatttaaaaccagAATTAATGTGACAATGATACTCTTAGATGAGAGGTCTTTGTTCGATCTCTTCAAAGCGGTGAAAAATACATGAATCTCCAATATACCTTCGAACGATGAAACCTTTGAGAGATCCAAAaaatatgaatgattttctatttttcttccaTTGTTTTGCTGAAACTGATACAATAATTAAGTTGAGAGTGATGCTATATAAAAGACCTTATTAATCAAGAAGTTATAATATTACTCTTTCCATTAAATAACAAAATGAATATACAATAATGTGTTATACAAAAAAATGGTCCAAAAAAAGTACACAagcattattatttatttttttggtgaataagtaTACAAGCATTATATGCTACTGCAAAGTCATTGAaagtattaattatttatttcaaaagggtatgttaaattaaaatgttaatgGTATAAATGCATAGTGAAAAGAGatccttctctcaaaaaaataaaataaaaataatttcactGCTTTAAGTACATTTCGTTTTATGATACTTCCTTCATAACAATAGCAGATTCCAAACCTTTTAAAGGGAAATgtacccttaatttttttttttaaaatatattttaattattaggACTTGATTTTCCAGATGAAAGTTTAACTTACATGCATATTCAATCACATAAGGTTTAACTTAATCATAAATATATCCCCCACTAAGATCTTAAGATTTATACGTATATACATACAGAATAAtttggttttatgttttttgttgaaatttgattgaaaatagGGTTTGGTCCAACTGGCTGTGTTAAATattacaatataataaaatattgacGTAGCATATAAGCATGTTAGGGTTTTTGGCAACATTAGCTATTATTAAGGTCTATAGCTTTCAACTTAAGAATAGTCTTACTCATAAAGCATCGATTATTAAGGTCATGTCTTGTGCAGTGGCTAagctttttataattaattacttATCCTAATTTTTCTAACTATGATATTTTAACACCCTAACTTTACATACACTCattcaacacttcattttatCTTCATCTCTCTTCTTAtcacatcatcaacatattacATCTACCACATTACTCTGTTTTTCCACTTTTACTATTTGTTTTAAGGTGTATACACCTCTATGGGATGTACACcaaacattttccttttttaattcaCTTTAATCTGTATTTGATGGATTTATCTGCATGTAATTAATTCCTTTATcgaaaaaatgtaataaataaaaaatagataaaaatatatattattttttcaaataaagttgttaaaaaatgttACAAATAATTGTTAAATTCTATGAAAACTGTATACTTACCAGCCACCATTTTTAGTTTAATTCAAGATATATCGGATTCATATTATACAAAAGTTTATAAAGAAATATTGAAGGAATTATAATTgacaaaatatttatgaattgtGAGTGGAGCTCTTCCCttcttcaaatatattttttgttttttgaagtcCCTTCTTcaattatttgcattttattttaatcagtGTAACCTATTTTGGATATAATAagattttggatttttcttcCTTCGGATCATTAACTTTTTACCATGAACAATCTCAGATGGTCCCAAATTGCAGCACGTCTACCTGGTCGTACCGACaatgaaataaagaattttTGGAATTCCACATTGAAGAAGAGAttgaaaaccaacaacaacaacaattctacACCATCTCCAAACAACAGTGACACTTCAGATCAACCAATAGATAATGTTTTTGATGTGAAAAATAACATGATCATGCCAATTCATGAACAAGAACTAATGACATTATGCATGGATTCCTCATCATCAACTTCATCATCATCCATGCAATCCATGCACATGCACATGCATACCATGGTTTTACCTGACCAATTTGATCCATTTTCAT
It encodes:
- the LOC25488772 gene encoding transcription factor MYB83, with the translated sequence MPMRKPDLIMGKDNNNINKSKLRKGLWSPEEDEKLVRYMITKGQGCWSDIARNAGLQRCGKSCRLRWINYLRPDLKRGAFSPQEEELIIHFHSILGNRWSQIAARLPGRTDNEIKNFWNSTLKKRLKTNNNNNSTPSPNNSDTSDQPIDNVFDVKNNMIMPIHEQELMTLCMDSSSSTSSSSMQSMHMHMHTMVLPDQFDPFSLLSNNHYDMTSFHAHDLPNSCLTQVGNMVDDIGLHSDDHYGILEANKMGLLENDFELPPLESRISIEDKCALIGDDHNVKSHNNHFNNSCFNNTNHIQNSNEDLFGFGNHGQGENLRMGEWDLEGLMQDISYFPPLDFQV